The following coding sequences are from one Euwallacea similis isolate ESF13 chromosome 27, ESF131.1, whole genome shotgun sequence window:
- the Mgat2 gene encoding alpha-1,6-mannosyl-glycoprotein 2-beta-N-acetylglucosaminyltransferase isoform X2, with protein sequence MMSAGRSQIWRRRNGTTFWIRAGLVLFIVIFIWVQISFIDFGGSGPPFADFNDSQAAILSMVPVVLHKFLAPKPKNGTNLGLNGSYNNLGYFKATFNISDIKRSIAQYNLQQTVYNEDLFGPLQNDSIVIVIQIHDRITYLRHLIVSLAQARDISQALLVFSHDFYDEEINSLIQSVDFCKVIQIFYPFSIQTHPNEFPGEDPGDCPRDIKKDKALQLKCNNALYPDLYGHYREAKFTQTKHHWWWKVNRVFNQLEITRNHSGLLLFLEEDHYVAEDFIYILKLMEKTCKEACRHCNILSLGTYLKTYNYYGDSKKVEITPWISSKHNMGMAFNRSTWNEIVKCASYFCKYDDYNWDWSLQHISQNCLKQKLHAMVARGPRVFHIGECGVHHKKDNCGSTAVISKVQQVLRSAKRHLYPDYLTLTYATILKKNKLRKGNGGWGDHRDHKLCMSMTIT encoded by the exons ATGATGAGCGCAGGACGGAGCCAGATATGGCGCCGTCGAAATGGAACGACTTTTTGGATACGTGCAGGTCTGGTACTCTTCATAGTAATATTCATATGGGTGCAAATAAGCTTTATCGATTTCGGGGGCTCCGGGCCACCGTTTGCCGATTTCAACGACTCTCAAGCGGCCATACTTAGTATGGTACCGGTGGTGTTGCACAAGTTTCTAGCACCTAAGCCTAAAAACGGTACAAACTTAGGTTTAAATGGAAGCTACAATAATTTAGGGTATTTTAAAGCTACTTTTAATATATCGGACATCAAACGAAGCATAGCGCAATACAATCTTCAGCAGACTGTTTACAACGAAGATCTTTTCGGGCCCCTTCAGAATGATTCTATTGTTATTGTCATTCAG ATTCATGATCGAATAACTTATTTGCGTCACCTAATTGTGAGCTTAGCTCAAGCACGAGACATCTCACAAGCACTTCTAGTCTTCTCTCACGACTTCTATGATGAGGAAATCAACAGTTTAATTCAGAGTGTAGATTTCTGTAAAgtgattcaaatattttacccTTTTTCCATTCAAACGCACCCCAATGAGTTTCCAGGGGAAGATCCTGGGGATTGCCCCAGAGACATCAAGAAGGACAA AGCGTTGCaattaaaatgcaataacGCGCTGTATCCAGACTTATATGGGCACTATCGAGAAGCTAAATTTACTCAGACCAAACATCACTGGTGGTGGAAAGTGAACAGGGTGTTCAATCAGCTGGAAATCACAAGGAATCACTCAGGTCTTCTGTTGTTTTTGGAAGAAGACCATTATGTGGCAGAAgactttatttatattttaaaactcatGGAGAAAACTTGCAAAGAGGCTTGTAGGCACTGCAATATTCTGTCATTAGGGACGTATCTAAAGACTTACAACTACTACGGGGATTCGAAGAAG GTAGAAATTACGCCTTGGATAAGCAGCAAACACAATATGGGCATGGCTTTTAACAGAAGTACTTGGAACGAAATTGTGAAGTGTGCTTCGTACTTTTGCAAGTACGACGACTACAATTGGGACTGGTCTTTGCAGCATATTTCTCAGAACTGTTTGAAGCAAAAACTACATGCTATGGTAGCCAGAGGACCTCGGGTATTTCATATTGGGGAATG tggGGTTCACCACAAGAAAGATAACTGCGGTTCAACGGCGGTGATATCGAAAGTGCAGCAAGTTTTGAGGTCCGCTAAAAGACACTTGTATCCTGATTATTTAACTTTGACTTATGCGacgattttgaagaaaaataagcTCAGGAAAGGTAACGGAGGTTGGGGGGATCATAGGGATCACAAGTTGTGTATGAGTATGACAATTACTTGA
- the Mgat2 gene encoding alpha-1,6-mannosyl-glycoprotein 2-beta-N-acetylglucosaminyltransferase isoform X1, with product MMSAGRSQIWRRRNGTTFWIRAGLVLFIVIFIWVQISFIDFGGSGPPFADFNDSQAAILSMVPVVLHKFLAPKPKNGTNLGLNGSYNNLGYFKATFNISDIKRSIAQYNLQQTVYNEDLFGPLQNDSIVIVIQIHDRITYLRHLIVSLAQARDISQALLVFSHDFYDEEINSLIQSVDFCKVIQIFYPFSIQTHPNEFPGEDPGDCPRDIKKDKALQLKCNNALYPDLYGHYREAKFTQTKHHWWWKVNRVFNQLEITRNHSGLLLFLEEDHYVAEDFIYILKLMEKTCKEACRHCNILSLGTYLKTYNYYGDSKKKEALRAKQLSNKKTAEVQPSWTFQVLPSLYQHPQKVEITPWISSKHNMGMAFNRSTWNEIVKCASYFCKYDDYNWDWSLQHISQNCLKQKLHAMVARGPRVFHIGECGVHHKKDNCGSTAVISKVQQVLRSAKRHLYPDYLTLTYATILKKNKLRKGNGGWGDHRDHKLCMSMTIT from the exons ATGATGAGCGCAGGACGGAGCCAGATATGGCGCCGTCGAAATGGAACGACTTTTTGGATACGTGCAGGTCTGGTACTCTTCATAGTAATATTCATATGGGTGCAAATAAGCTTTATCGATTTCGGGGGCTCCGGGCCACCGTTTGCCGATTTCAACGACTCTCAAGCGGCCATACTTAGTATGGTACCGGTGGTGTTGCACAAGTTTCTAGCACCTAAGCCTAAAAACGGTACAAACTTAGGTTTAAATGGAAGCTACAATAATTTAGGGTATTTTAAAGCTACTTTTAATATATCGGACATCAAACGAAGCATAGCGCAATACAATCTTCAGCAGACTGTTTACAACGAAGATCTTTTCGGGCCCCTTCAGAATGATTCTATTGTTATTGTCATTCAG ATTCATGATCGAATAACTTATTTGCGTCACCTAATTGTGAGCTTAGCTCAAGCACGAGACATCTCACAAGCACTTCTAGTCTTCTCTCACGACTTCTATGATGAGGAAATCAACAGTTTAATTCAGAGTGTAGATTTCTGTAAAgtgattcaaatattttacccTTTTTCCATTCAAACGCACCCCAATGAGTTTCCAGGGGAAGATCCTGGGGATTGCCCCAGAGACATCAAGAAGGACAA AGCGTTGCaattaaaatgcaataacGCGCTGTATCCAGACTTATATGGGCACTATCGAGAAGCTAAATTTACTCAGACCAAACATCACTGGTGGTGGAAAGTGAACAGGGTGTTCAATCAGCTGGAAATCACAAGGAATCACTCAGGTCTTCTGTTGTTTTTGGAAGAAGACCATTATGTGGCAGAAgactttatttatattttaaaactcatGGAGAAAACTTGCAAAGAGGCTTGTAGGCACTGCAATATTCTGTCATTAGGGACGTATCTAAAGACTTACAACTACTACGGGGATTCGAAGAAG aaaGAGGCTTTGCGCGCGAAACAGctgtcaaataaaaaaactgccGAAGTTCAGCCCTCATGGACATTTCAGGTGTTACCCTCATTGTATCAGCACCCGCAAAAG GTAGAAATTACGCCTTGGATAAGCAGCAAACACAATATGGGCATGGCTTTTAACAGAAGTACTTGGAACGAAATTGTGAAGTGTGCTTCGTACTTTTGCAAGTACGACGACTACAATTGGGACTGGTCTTTGCAGCATATTTCTCAGAACTGTTTGAAGCAAAAACTACATGCTATGGTAGCCAGAGGACCTCGGGTATTTCATATTGGGGAATG tggGGTTCACCACAAGAAAGATAACTGCGGTTCAACGGCGGTGATATCGAAAGTGCAGCAAGTTTTGAGGTCCGCTAAAAGACACTTGTATCCTGATTATTTAACTTTGACTTATGCGacgattttgaagaaaaataagcTCAGGAAAGGTAACGGAGGTTGGGGGGATCATAGGGATCACAAGTTGTGTATGAGTATGACAATTACTTGA
- the LOC136417267 gene encoding cytochrome c oxidase subunit 5A, mitochondrial-like, which yields MFRFSVIRVHNLLRNAANVRNVTQPIACGGTRFMSKLSTETDEQFDQRYQSFFNNPNIDGWDIRSGVSELWGYDLVPEPKIFISILQACRRVNDLALAIRVLEALKDKCGNKVNEIYPWYMEQIKPTLTELGIPTIEELGYDKPELALQCVYDM from the exons atgttcagGTTTTCAGTTATTCGCGTTCACAATTTACTCAGGAATGCTGCTAATGTAAGAAATGTGACCCAACCCATTGCATGTGGAGGTACCAGATTTATGTCCAAACTCAGTACTGAAACCGATGAACAATTTGACCAACG TTACCAGAGTTTCTTTAACAATCCAAACATAGATGGGTGGGACATCCGCAGTGGAGTCAGCGAACTCTGGGGGTATGATTTGGTGCCCGAgccaaaaatttttatctcaATCCTTCAGGCTTGTCGCAGAGTCAATGATTTAGCCCTAGCCATTAGGGTTTTGGAAGCCCTTAAGGACAAATGTGGAAACAAGGTCAATGAAATTTATCCTTGGTATATGGAACAAATTAAACCTACATTAACTGAACTAGGAATTCCCACTATTGAGGAACTGGGTTATGATAAACCTGAGCTTGCCTTACAGTGTGTATATGatatgtga